TCCTGAGGCTGTCCGCAGCGAGCGTCGAACCGCAGTTGAAGCCGTACCACCCGAACCAGAGCACGAATACACCCAGGATGCCCAGGGTCACCGAGTGGCCGGGGATCGCACGGGGCGTGCCGTCCTTTGCATACTTGCCGATGCGGGGGCCGAGCAGGAGTGCACCGGCCAGGGCGAGCCAGCCGCCGAGGGCGTGGACGACGCCGGAACCCGCGAAGTCGAGGGCGCCGAGGTCTGCAAGCCAGCCGCCGCCCCAGAGCCAGTGGCCGTAGAGAGGGTAGATCACAGCGGTGATCACGGCGCTGGCGATGACATAGGTCGAGAACTTGCACCTTTCAGAGACAGACCCCGAGACGATCGTGGCGGCGGTCGCCGCAAAGACCATCTGGAAGAACCAGGACTGGATGGTGGTGACATCGTAGGCGTCGCCGAGCAGGAAGAAGCCCGACCAGCCGAAGAGCCAGTTCATGCCCTCCATCGTGCCGTACATGACGGCGAAGCCGACCGCCCAGTAGGCGAGGGCGCCGACGGAGAAGTCCATCAGGTTCTTCATCATGATGTTCGCCGCGTTCTTCGCCCTGGTGAACCCGGTCTCGACCATGGAGAACCCGGCCTGCATGAACATCACCATGAACCCGCAGACAAGGACCCAGATAAAGTCGAGGGCCATTCCCGGATCCTCCTCAAGAGTCGCCGTCCCGTCGGGGTCTGCGGCCAGGGCAGGCACCGCAAAGAGCCCGATACAGGCGACGATAAGAAGCGCCAGAATGTTTTTTCGCACAGACATGGTTTTTCACTGCTCCCATACTCGAGGAGATGGAACAATGTTTCCTTCAGACGGTTATAAAATTAACTCACAGAAAGGGAGAATAACGTCCCAGAACCGCGATAGGCGGGCATGACAGGAGGGAAAATCACGAAAAGAAAAGAGATGCAAGGAAATGCAGCACCCATAAGGGCTTTATTCTCGCATAAGGCCGACATAGAAGATAATTTTTGATATCAGGCCACCTTAATCGGACATAATCGCGATGCGCCCGATAGGATGGGTTCGATGCGATGGGGCCGCCTCGCCCATGCCGGTTCTCCATGGGCGAACCCGCGATCATCACCCTCACGCGGTGGAGGGTCTGAAGACCTACCGGGGGATCTTCTCCAGGGCGCTCTCGATCCTCTCGACCCTCTGTTCGGTCTCTTCCAGGGCCGTCGCGATCCGGTCGAGGTACTTTTTCAGCCACCCGAGGACGACCAGCACCAGCGCCACGACCGCAAGAGATGGGAAGAGCAGGGGGACGTTCATAATGTTCAGAGTAAGAAGGCCACCGACGAGCAGGGCCATAAAATACGCCCCGCAGAAGAGCATCGCCGTCCCGACGACCATTTGTGCAAGCTGACGATATTCCATGGACTCACCTGATGCCTCCGCGGCCGGGGGGCATTGTCGAAGGTTCTCTCACCTGAATGGGGACGGGCGCACCATTATATCTTTCTTTTCTGTAGTGCCAGTTCCGGGGGACTGTCACACA
This sequence is a window from Methanofollis sp.. Protein-coding genes within it:
- a CDS encoding ammonium transporter encodes the protein MSVRKNILALLIVACIGLFAVPALAADPDGTATLEEDPGMALDFIWVLVCGFMVMFMQAGFSMVETGFTRAKNAANIMMKNLMDFSVGALAYWAVGFAVMYGTMEGMNWLFGWSGFFLLGDAYDVTTIQSWFFQMVFAATAATIVSGSVSERCKFSTYVIASAVITAVIYPLYGHWLWGGGWLADLGALDFAGSGVVHALGGWLALAGALLLGPRIGKYAKDGTPRAIPGHSVTLGILGVFVLWFGWYGFNCGSTLAADSLRISVIAANTTLAAAASLVTAMLITWAWHGKPDVSMSGNAAIAGLVAITAGCAWVSPQISVLIGIVAGALVVVGVWFLDWKLHIDDPVGAISVHGINGAWGLLALGLFADGTYGGVTGLLYGNAGFFAVQALSVAVNFVWAFGTGLVLFGLLKAVVGIRVSAAEELQGLDIGEHGMSAYPNFVATEPATEVER